In Nocardia yunnanensis, one DNA window encodes the following:
- the prpB gene encoding methylisocitrate lyase, with product MTGLLAAATSAADKRAAFRAGLASGTIQRFPGAFNPLVAKLIQDIGFEGVYVSGAVLSADLGLPDIGLTTLTEVAGRGQQIARVTDLPVLLDADTGFGEPMSAARTVTVLEDAGIAGLHLEDQVNPKRCGHLDGKAVVPVADMLRRLGAAVAARRDPAFVICARTDAAGIEGLDAAIDRAKAYADAGADLIFTEALRTPADFEKFRAAVSIPLLANMTEFGKSELLPAATLESLGYNAVIYPVTTLRLAMYAAETGLREIAATGTQSGLLDRMQHRSRLYELLRYERYNEFDSDIYNFTLERIDDGRIA from the coding sequence ATGACGGGCCTGCTCGCCGCCGCCACCTCGGCCGCCGACAAGCGCGCCGCCTTCCGGGCCGGACTGGCCTCGGGCACCATCCAGCGCTTCCCGGGGGCCTTCAATCCCTTGGTGGCCAAGCTGATTCAGGACATCGGCTTCGAAGGCGTCTACGTCTCCGGCGCGGTGCTGTCGGCCGATCTGGGCCTGCCCGACATCGGCCTGACCACCCTGACCGAGGTGGCCGGCCGGGGGCAGCAGATCGCGCGGGTGACCGATCTGCCTGTACTCCTCGACGCCGACACCGGATTCGGCGAGCCCATGAGCGCCGCGCGCACCGTCACCGTCCTCGAGGACGCGGGGATCGCGGGACTGCATCTGGAAGATCAGGTGAATCCCAAACGCTGCGGGCATCTCGACGGCAAGGCCGTGGTGCCGGTCGCGGACATGCTGCGGCGGCTGGGCGCGGCGGTGGCCGCGCGCCGCGACCCCGCCTTCGTGATCTGCGCCCGCACCGACGCCGCCGGTATCGAGGGCCTCGACGCCGCGATCGACCGCGCCAAGGCGTACGCCGACGCCGGCGCGGACCTGATCTTCACCGAGGCGCTGCGCACCCCGGCCGATTTCGAGAAGTTCCGGGCGGCGGTGTCGATTCCCCTGCTGGCCAATATGACCGAGTTCGGCAAGTCCGAGCTGCTGCCCGCCGCCACCCTGGAATCCCTCGGCTACAACGCCGTCATCTACCCGGTGACCACCCTGCGGCTGGCGATGTACGCCGCCGAGACCGGATTGCGCGAGATCGCGGCCACCGGCACCCAGTCGGGACTGCTGGACCGCATGCAGCACCGCAGCCGCCTCTACGAACTGCTGCGGTACGAGCGCTACAACGAATTCGATTCCGACATCTACAACTTCACGCTGGAAAGGATCGATGATGGCCGCATCGCGTAG
- a CDS encoding bifunctional 2-methylcitrate synthase/citrate synthase, with product MAASRSDSIRGGGGAAGGPETAAPVVAKGLAGVVVDTTAISKVVPETNSLTYRGYAVQDLAAHCRFEQVAYLLWHGELPTDAQLSQFLQQERAARRVDRSLLSLVAKLPDNCHPMDVVRTAISYLGAEDPAEDDDSPKANRAKALRMMAVLPTIVAADHRRRHGLDPVAPHAQLGYAENFLTMCFGAPPAPELVRAFEVSLILYAEHSFNASTFAARVVTSTRSDIYSAVTAAIGALKGPLHGGANEAVMRDMLEIGDPALAAAWLRNKLARKEKVMGFGHRVYKNGDSRVPTMRKALGDIAAATGGGVWLRMYDVLARTMYEATGIEPNLDFPTGPAYYLLGFDIEVFTPIFVMARITGWTAHIIEQAESNALIRPLSEYVGVPQRAL from the coding sequence ATGGCCGCATCGCGTAGCGATTCGATCAGGGGTGGTGGTGGGGCGGCGGGTGGGCCCGAGACCGCGGCACCGGTTGTCGCCAAGGGCCTGGCGGGTGTCGTCGTCGACACCACCGCCATCTCCAAGGTGGTTCCGGAGACCAACTCGCTGACCTACCGCGGTTACGCGGTGCAGGATCTGGCCGCGCACTGCCGCTTCGAGCAGGTCGCCTACCTGCTCTGGCACGGCGAACTGCCCACCGACGCTCAGCTGTCGCAGTTCCTGCAACAGGAGCGGGCCGCCCGCCGCGTGGACCGCTCGCTGCTGTCGCTGGTGGCCAAACTGCCCGACAACTGCCACCCGATGGACGTGGTGCGCACCGCGATCAGCTACCTGGGCGCCGAGGACCCCGCCGAGGACGACGACTCCCCGAAAGCCAACCGCGCCAAGGCGCTTCGCATGATGGCGGTGCTGCCGACCATCGTGGCGGCCGACCATCGGCGCCGGCACGGCCTGGACCCCGTCGCACCGCATGCGCAGCTGGGCTACGCCGAGAACTTCCTGACCATGTGCTTCGGCGCCCCGCCCGCGCCGGAACTGGTGCGGGCCTTCGAGGTCTCGCTGATCCTGTACGCGGAGCACAGTTTCAACGCCTCCACCTTCGCCGCCCGCGTCGTCACCTCGACCCGGTCGGATATCTACAGCGCGGTCACCGCCGCCATCGGCGCGCTCAAGGGCCCGCTGCACGGCGGCGCCAACGAGGCGGTCATGCGCGACATGCTCGAGATCGGCGATCCGGCGCTGGCCGCCGCCTGGCTGCGAAACAAGCTGGCCCGCAAGGAAAAGGTGATGGGCTTCGGCCATCGGGTCTACAAGAACGGCGACTCCCGCGTCCCCACCATGCGAAAGGCCCTGGGAGACATCGCCGCAGCCACCGGAGGCGGCGTCTGGCTGCGCATGTACGACGTCCTCGCGCGCACCATGTACGAGGCCACCGGCATCGAACCCAACCTCGATTTCCCCACCGGCCCCGCGTACTACCTGCTCGGCTTCGACATCGAGGTGTTCACGCCGATCTTCGTGATGGCGCGCATCACCGGCTGGACCGCGCACATCATCGAACAAGCCGAATCCAACGCGCTCATCCGGCCGCTGAGCGAATACGTCGGCGTTCCCCAGCGCGCGCTGTGA
- a CDS encoding GMC family oxidoreductase: MTDYLIIGSGSAGAILARRLADTGAQVTLFEAGRRDNTRLVRKPGMIGPLHSVPQLKKTIDWGHYTVEQKHALGRRIPQTHGKVVGGSSSINGMVFVRGNRRNFDDWAAAGNTGWSYDDVLPSFKRFESFEDGANEFRGGAGPIKVIRARELTPASESFMRALTETTGAAVNPDYNGAEQEGVSLFQQSNSNGLRYSTSVGYLDDRPKNLTVLPNTQVLRIIVEHGRAVGVEYRTARGVETLRAEREVIVSAGTFGSPQLLMLSGIGPADHLRAFGIDVVADLPVGDNLHDHLFVPMTFAMPTALRRSAPGYFARAFLRESLRTNSTWLARSVFEVVAFLRTPYAAGAPDLQLHVLPWGYPGPNQDAPIRHTPDPRRSLTIMVTMIYPRSRGTLRLTSVDPAAAPAIDPNYLAEPQDLDTLAHGMELTREIMSAKSIRDDVDTEIAPGAHYADRAALAAEIPNRATTVYHPVGTCRMGADARAVVDPLLRVRGIEGLRVADASIMPSIVGGNTNAASMMIGEHAAALILGS, translated from the coding sequence ATGACGGACTACCTCATCATCGGTTCCGGAAGCGCCGGCGCGATTCTCGCGCGCCGGCTCGCCGACACCGGCGCACAGGTGACGCTGTTCGAGGCGGGCCGGCGCGACAACACCCGGCTGGTGCGCAAGCCGGGCATGATCGGCCCGCTGCACAGCGTGCCGCAATTGAAGAAGACGATCGACTGGGGCCACTACACCGTCGAGCAGAAGCACGCGCTGGGACGCCGGATTCCGCAAACGCACGGCAAGGTGGTCGGCGGCTCCAGTTCGATCAACGGCATGGTGTTCGTGCGCGGCAACCGCCGCAACTTCGACGACTGGGCCGCCGCGGGCAATACCGGCTGGTCCTACGACGACGTGCTGCCCAGCTTCAAGAGATTCGAGTCGTTCGAGGACGGCGCCAACGAGTTCCGCGGCGGTGCGGGCCCCATCAAGGTGATCCGGGCGCGCGAGCTGACGCCCGCGTCCGAGTCCTTCATGCGGGCGCTGACCGAAACCACCGGCGCGGCGGTCAATCCCGACTACAACGGCGCCGAACAAGAAGGCGTCTCGCTGTTCCAGCAGAGCAACAGCAACGGCCTGCGCTACAGCACCTCGGTCGGCTACCTCGACGATCGCCCGAAAAACCTTACGGTGCTGCCGAATACGCAGGTGCTGCGCATCATCGTCGAGCACGGCCGCGCCGTCGGCGTGGAATATCGCACGGCCCGTGGCGTCGAGACCCTGCGGGCCGAACGCGAAGTGATCGTCAGCGCCGGCACGTTCGGCTCCCCGCAGCTGCTCATGCTCTCCGGCATCGGCCCGGCCGACCATCTGCGCGCCTTCGGCATCGACGTCGTCGCCGACCTCCCCGTCGGCGACAACCTGCACGACCACCTGTTCGTGCCGATGACCTTCGCCATGCCGACCGCGCTGCGCCGATCCGCGCCCGGCTATTTCGCCCGCGCCTTCCTGCGAGAGTCGTTGCGCACCAACAGCACCTGGCTCGCCCGCAGCGTGTTCGAGGTGGTCGCGTTTCTACGCACCCCGTACGCGGCCGGGGCTCCCGACCTGCAACTGCATGTGCTGCCCTGGGGATACCCCGGTCCCAATCAGGACGCCCCGATCCGCCACACCCCCGACCCGCGCCGCTCGCTGACCATCATGGTCACCATGATCTATCCGCGCAGCCGCGGCACCCTGCGCCTGACCTCCGTCGACCCGGCCGCCGCGCCCGCCATCGACCCCAATTACCTGGCCGAGCCACAGGATCTCGACACCCTGGCGCACGGAATGGAACTGACCCGAGAGATCATGTCCGCCAAGTCGATTCGCGACGACGTGGACACCGAGATCGCGCCCGGCGCCCACTACGCCGACCGCGCCGCCCTGGCCGCCGAGATCCCCAACCGGGCGACCACCGTCTACCACCCCGTGGGCACCTGCCGCATGGGCGCCGACGCCCGCGCCGTCGTGGATCCGCTGCTGCGCGTGCGCGGCATCGAAGGTCTGCGCGTCGCCGACGCCTCGATCATGCCCAGCATCGTCGGCGGCAATACCAATGCCGCCAGCATGATGATCGGCGAGCACGCCGCCGCGCTCATCCTGGGGTCCTGA
- a CDS encoding TetR/AcrR family transcriptional regulator, with protein MPEPSEVSIWLRPERSGRGPTPGLDRDRLAAAGVALADAEGLPAVTMRAVARALGTAPASLYRYLATRDDLIELMVDRVNAEISYAGLAHQDWTADLLVLAREARGVCLRHPWLSDTFAHTAMGGPHTLTFLDHCLAALAGLPVGAKEKLEAISVMFTLVASLTRAESTQRLDTADPPPWRRAQQRYLAHAAASDGYPHLTAALRAASASPPSAGADEVFDRIITRALRGLLA; from the coding sequence GTGCCCGAACCATCCGAGGTCAGCATCTGGTTGCGGCCCGAGCGCTCGGGCCGCGGACCCACCCCCGGCCTCGACCGTGATCGCCTGGCCGCGGCCGGGGTGGCGCTGGCCGACGCCGAGGGACTGCCCGCGGTCACCATGCGCGCGGTGGCGCGGGCGCTCGGGACCGCGCCCGCCTCGCTCTACCGCTATCTGGCCACCCGCGACGATCTGATCGAGCTGATGGTGGATCGGGTCAATGCGGAGATCTCGTACGCGGGTCTGGCCCATCAGGACTGGACAGCGGATCTGCTGGTGTTGGCGCGGGAGGCGCGGGGCGTCTGCCTGCGGCACCCGTGGCTGTCGGATACGTTCGCGCACACCGCGATGGGCGGGCCGCACACCTTGACGTTCCTGGACCACTGCCTGGCCGCCCTCGCCGGGTTGCCGGTGGGCGCCAAGGAGAAACTCGAGGCCATCTCCGTCATGTTCACGCTGGTGGCCTCGCTCACCCGCGCCGAATCCACACAGCGACTCGACACCGCGGACCCGCCGCCCTGGCGGCGCGCGCAGCAGCGATATCTGGCGCACGCGGCCGCCTCCGACGGCTACCCCCACCTCACCGCGGCCCTGCGCGCGGCGAGCGCCTCGCCCCCGTCGGCCGGCGCGGACGAAGTGTTCGACCGCATCATCACTCGTGCGCTGCGGGGACTGCTGGCCTGA